The Labilibaculum sp. sequence GAAGTTAATGAAGACACATATTTTATTAATTACGAAACCCAACAAGTTTATATTGGTACCGATCCAACAAATAAAGAGGTGGAAATTACTGCTTTTGCAACCGGATTGGTTCGAACAACAAAGGATGTGCATGGCAAAGGATCTGATGGGATCGGACCGGTAATTAAAGGAATTACAATTACTCAATATCCTTTTCGGATTATCGAGGTTGAGGGGTATTATCCGGAAGGTTTGTCAGTTGATTATGAACATGGTAATGATGTTGTTGGTACAACTATAGAAAATTGTACCATGAGCTATTGTGGTCGAATTGGTGTGAATCTGATAGGCGATAAAATAAGCTTTAAGCATTGTAAAATTAGCGATACAAGTACTGAAGGTTTATATTTGGTTAGCTCCGATGATGCTTTAATCGAAAAGAATATTTTCACACGTAATAATATTGAGAATCTGGTTGGCTATTTTCCTGCAGCAGTAAAAATATTTAATCAAAGTAATCGGGTTGTGTTTAATGATAACCTTGTAATTGATCTGCCAAATTCAAATGGTGTGTGGTATGATGTTGGTAATGTTGATGGTCGATTTATTAACAATTGGGTTGAGGGGGTTGGATTCCCTAACAATAACTTTCAGCCACATAGTGTTTGGCCTTCGCGTAATGGATTCTTTTTTGAAATATCCAAGGGCGCCGTTTGTGCAGGTAATGTGTTTACGAATTGCGATCATGGTATTCTGATTCTGAATAGCAATAATGTAAAAGTGTATCAGAATACGTTTGTTAATAGTCTGGCTTGTTTTGGAAGAAATGAGCGAAGTGCTCAGGGAGATCATTTCGGTTGGCATCCGAGCACCGGACCTGATGTTGATGAACGCACCGGACATGAGTTTGTGAATAATCTGATGGTGAAAGATGAAAAATACAACGGTCCACTCTTGCTGATCTGGCAACCCGATGTTTTATGCGGAGAACTAAAAGAGCCAGCCCTTAAATATTTAGATCACAATGCTTATGTGAGTAAAAATGATGCTAAGCTTGATATTTGGCTGAGCGATACTAAAAATGCCGAATGTCAGGCAAATTATAGTAATCCTGAAGCTTTTTACAAGCAACATCCGGAATATGCAAAAAGCAGTATCGGTTTAGCTCGTTATAACGGACCATTATTTAAAAGTCTTTTGTTAGGCAATTATGAGTTGTTATCGGATTTTAAAGGGAAAGGTGCAGCAACATCATTACCTGAAGAAGTATATCAGTTATTGCAAAGTCCCGTAAATCCTAAATTGCCATTTGTTGGAGCATATCCTTTCGCAGAATAGTATCGGATATAAAGTTTTGTAGGTGAAAACGAGATCCTGATATTGTGGAAAAAACGATATAAAATAGAACAGGTGAATATATAAATCAGTAAAATGATTTGAGGTAAAATAATAGAAGAATGGGGGAGTTTATATTGTCCCATTTTCTATGTTTGATGGGAGAGGTTTGAATATTGGAGAGGTTTCTTAAGTCAGGATGGAGATATCTGGTCGCTGTTGTTTTCTGTTTGTTTAGACAGGAATCAAGTGCAGTGCTTTAATACCAATTTAATTTCAAAACAGACTTTAAATAAAATGAATTAATTTTTAGCTGTATCGAGGCAAAAAAGTAAAGCACAGCCATGTTACGATGTAACTTTTTTAATGAAGATATAGCTGAAAAGAAACTTTTTATAAGGCCTGTTTTGATGTTAATTTGGTATAATAAAATGTGGATTTTTCTTACTGCTCAATACCCCAAAATTACTTTTAAGGAAGATAGTACACTACTACAGTAAGGTGTATTTTTTATTGGTAACAATTAGTGTGCGGTTTTTTTTTACCATTGATTTATTGTTTTTAAAACATATGGTTAAAACAAAGATGTAACCAAAATGAAATTAAATGTAACGGGAATGAAAAATATGTAACAAACTAACAAATTTGTGTAACACAGCATCACGAGAGTTTATTTCAATACAAGTATTTTTGGTTAACAGTTTGGGTGGTTCTCACAGTAATTAAAGTTTATAAGGAGCCACTTTTTTAATAAATAACATCGAATAATAAAGTCAGTATTAAATATTACAAAATGACATTAAAATCAGATAAAGTATCGGTAGTTGAAAAGATTGGCTACAGCTTAGGCGACCTTGCGGCTAACCTCATTTTTCAAACGTTGATGACGTTTTTAGCCTTCTTTTATACCGATGTGTATAAGATTCCGGCAGGAACAGCCTCCGTAATTATTTTTTCGGGAGGTATGATTGGAGCATGCTTTAACCCGATAATGGGTGTTATTGCTGATCGTACCAAAACAAGGTGGGGGAAATTTCGTCCATGGATTCTTTGGACATCAATCCCTTTTGGGCTAATGGCCTTATTGGCTTTTAGTACGCCGCAGTTTGGTCCGGGAGGTAAAATTGCATACGCATTTATTACTTATATCTTATTAGTACTACTTTATAGTGCCAATAACTTACCTTACTCGGCTCTGAGTGGCGTTTTAACCGGAAATATGGCAGAACGCAACAGTATTTCATCATATCGTTTTACTGCAGTAATGGTAGCTCAATTCATAGTTCAAGGTTTATTATTGCCATTGGTGTTAATATTTGGTGACGGCGATAAGGCAAAAGGCTTTGAAAATGTAATGGGAGTTTTTGCACTTGTTGGTATTGTCTTTTTTATCATCACTTTCTTAACAACAAAGGAACGTGTGGTTTCGACTCAAACAGAAACAACATCGGTAAAACAAGATGTTAAAGATTTGATGAAAAACAGGCCGTGGATTGTAATGCTTGTTGTTACTGTATTCGTATTTATTACGCTGTCGCTGAAAGGCGGTATGTATGTGTTTTATTTCGAGAATTATTTAAGTGAACAACATTTAGCAGTTTTTTTAAATGATATTGGCTTTAATGCTTTTATTAGTGGTTTAAATAATCTTTTGTCAAATATGGGCTTTGTGGGCTTCTTGTGGCCCGAAGATGTTGCAACATCAGGTTTTAGTCTTTTTAATGCCGGAGGAATCATTTTCATGATTATTGGGATTATGTTTTCAAAGGGGCTGGCCGATAAATATGGCAAAAGAGATGTATTTGGAGTGAGTCTTTTTCTTGCCACTTTATGTTTGCTTTTATTTTACTTTTATTCTCCGGAATCTATAGCTTTGGTATTTATAAGTCAGTTGTTGCATGGTTTCTTTTATGGAATTACCACACCTCTGTTGTGGGCAATGATTGCCGATGTTGCAGATTATTCCGAATGTAAAAATAACCGTAGGGCAACTGCAATTATTTTTTCAGCAATGATATTTGGTTTAAAAGCAGGTTTGAGCGTTGGTGGAGCTTTAGTAGCGGGAATTTTAGCAAGTTATGGGTATAATCATCTGCTGGATGTTCAAAGTCCTGAAACAATTAATGGTATAAAACTTTCTTTAAGCGTATTTCCAACTATTACATTTTTTATTGCAATAGGATGTTTATTCTTCTACAAGATTGATAAAAAGAAGGAAGTAGAGATTGAAGATGAATTGAGCAAAAGACGAGGATTAATGACTGATTTTAAGCGTTCCTAGATAGTGATTTGTAGGTGAATCGTCTTTCAGGCATCGAACTTGATGATCTTAAGAAAAAAACATTTATTGCTTAGTCTGGCATAAAATACAAATTAGTAAACTTATAATTAATGAATCGATTTAAAAAAATATACAACCCCGGTTTTTTGGCGTTTTTACTGCTTGGAGTATTGTGCAGTTGTTCAAAAACAGAAGTAAAGCCAGTATCATTGAAATTGGCTGTTGGCGATAGGTTTTATATAGGTACAGCATTAAATAGTGCCCAAATAGTTGGTGCTGACACCCCTGCCATAAAAATCATAAAACAACATTTTAATGCTGTTGTAGCTGAAAATGTGATGAAAAGTGAAGTTGTTCAACCTGTTGAAGGGGAGTTTGATTTTGATATGGCGGATAAATTTGTCAGGTTTGGGCTTGATAACAAGCTATTTATAACGGGGCATACTCTAATTTGGCATTCTCAGGCACCAGATTGGCTTTTCGTAGATAAGCAAGGAAATGATGTTTCGAGAGATGTTCTTATTGAAAGAATGAGAAGTCATATACACACAGTGGTAGGTCGTTATAAAGGAATTATAAAAGGCTGGGATGTTGTAAATGAAGCTATTTTGGATGATGGAACCTGGCGCAAAAGCAAATTTTATGAAATAATTGGTGCAGACTTTGTTAAGCTGGCATTTGAATTTGCGCATGAAGCCGACCCGGAAGCTGAGCTTTACTACAATGATTACTCGATGGCGAAAAAGGGGAAAAGAGAAGGGGTTGTGGCTATGGTGAAATCATTGCAGGAACAAGGAATAAGAATTGATGGTATTGGCATGCAGGGGCACATCTCAATGGATGATCCTACGATTGAGGATTTTGAGAAAAGCATAGTGGCTTTTTCTGAATTGGGTGTTCAAGTGATGGTTACGGAGCTGGATTTGACTGTTCTTCCTATGCCAAATATGAATGCTGGAGCCGATATAGCTTTAAATTTTGAATTTAAGAAAGAGTTAAACCCATACGCCAATGGACTTCCTGATTCGATTAGTACAAAAATGACAGAGCGTTATCAGGATTTTTTCAGATTGTTTTATAAACATAGCAATAAAATTAGCCGTGTTACCCTTTGGGGAGTTAGTGATGCTCAGTCATGGCGCAATTATTGGCCTGTTAACGGACGTACAGATTATCCTCTTTTGTTTGACAGAGAGTATAAAGCAAAACCAATTGTTGAAAAAATAATTAACGAAGATCTGTAATCGGTTAAAGAGTTTATTCCAAAGTGTCATTTAAATAAGAATTTGATACTCTTATTCTATCGATTTAATAATATGAATAAAGCTTGATAAAAGAGCTTGAAAAAAATAAAATAATGAAGAACCCAAGGTATTTAGTTGATGGTTTATATACCGCAGATCCATCAGCACACGTATTTAACGGCAAGCTATATATTTATCCATCTCACGATATCGAATCTGGTATACCTGAAAATGATAATGGCGATCATTTTGATATGCGAGATTACCATGTGTTTTCAATGGATGATATAGATGGTGAAGTAACTGATCATGGAGTTGTTTTGGATGTGCAGGATGTGCCTTGGGCCGGTCGTCAAATGTGGGATACTGATGTTGCTCATAAGAACGGTAAGTATTATTTGTATTTTCCGGTAAAAGATAAAACAGATATTTTCCGCATCGGTGTTGCAGTAAGTGATAAGCCTGAAGGGCCTTTTGTTCCTGAAAAGCACCCTATTATTGGAAGTTATAGCATCGATCCTGCCGTTTTTGAAGATGAGGATGGTCAGCATTATATGTATTTTGGTGGTCTTTGGGGAGGACAGTTGCAACGTTACCGAAACAATAAAGCACAGGAGTGTGGTTCCGAACCTGCCGATGATGAGTCTTCATTACCGGCTCGGGTTGTAAAAATGTCAGATGATCTGTTGGAATTTTCCGAAGAACCTAAAAGCCTTGTTATTTTAGATGAAAATGGAGAGCCTTTAAAAGCTGGAGATCATGATCGCCGCTTCTTCGAAGCATCGTGGATGCATAAGTACAATGGCAAATATTATTTTTCTTACTCAACCGGAAATACTCATTTGCTTTGTTATGCTGTTGGAGATTCACCTTATGGCCCTTTTACTTACAAGGGAGTAATCCTTACACCTGTAGTAGGCTGGACTACACACCATTCTATTTGCGAATTTAAGGGGAAATGGTACCTGTTTCATCACGATTCCAAGCCATCAGGAGGAAAAACATGGCTTCGCAGCATGAAAGTTACAGAGTTGGAATACAATGAAGATGGTTCTATTAAAACAATTGATGGAATGGCCGATTAGGCATATGTTCTGATTGTTTAAGGCAAGAGAATTCAATTTTTAAATTATAGTTAAAAAAAATTACGGAATGTATTTTAATCGAAAAGCTCTTTCTTTTATTCTTTTGGGCAGTCTGTTTTTGATGCCTTTTATGGTGTCAGCTCAGTTGCGTTTGCCTAAACTGATCTCAAATGGATTGGTGCTTCAGCGTGATGTGGATGTCAAAATTTGGGGCTGGAGTGCGAAGAATGAAAAGGTATCAGTTAACTACAGAGATTCTCTGTATAAAACCATTGCCGATGATAAGGGAGAATGGTTTGTTATGCTTCCTGCACAGAAAGCCGGTGGCCCTTATGCAATGAATATCTGCGCAAGCGATACGATTCATCTTAAAAATATTTTA is a genomic window containing:
- a CDS encoding right-handed parallel beta-helix repeat-containing protein is translated as METTGNKFILLLSFISLFFFLKQERVLAQPSGGPYGPIHKSYDLPNVDGTIYYVSPDGSKDAKGLKLSEPTNIESAVERVKTGDAIVLRGGIYRTGNLTLNQGITMQPYKDEQAVIKGTLVATEWEKLKNGLWRTSWSHLFPSKPQDWWVKDVYGKITPLHRFNDDLVFVDGCFLQSVGWEGEVNEDTYFINYETQQVYIGTDPTNKEVEITAFATGLVRTTKDVHGKGSDGIGPVIKGITITQYPFRIIEVEGYYPEGLSVDYEHGNDVVGTTIENCTMSYCGRIGVNLIGDKISFKHCKISDTSTEGLYLVSSDDALIEKNIFTRNNIENLVGYFPAAVKIFNQSNRVVFNDNLVIDLPNSNGVWYDVGNVDGRFINNWVEGVGFPNNNFQPHSVWPSRNGFFFEISKGAVCAGNVFTNCDHGILILNSNNVKVYQNTFVNSLACFGRNERSAQGDHFGWHPSTGPDVDERTGHEFVNNLMVKDEKYNGPLLLIWQPDVLCGELKEPALKYLDHNAYVSKNDAKLDIWLSDTKNAECQANYSNPEAFYKQHPEYAKSSIGLARYNGPLFKSLLLGNYELLSDFKGKGAATSLPEEVYQLLQSPVNPKLPFVGAYPFAE
- a CDS encoding MFS transporter, coding for MTLKSDKVSVVEKIGYSLGDLAANLIFQTLMTFLAFFYTDVYKIPAGTASVIIFSGGMIGACFNPIMGVIADRTKTRWGKFRPWILWTSIPFGLMALLAFSTPQFGPGGKIAYAFITYILLVLLYSANNLPYSALSGVLTGNMAERNSISSYRFTAVMVAQFIVQGLLLPLVLIFGDGDKAKGFENVMGVFALVGIVFFIITFLTTKERVVSTQTETTSVKQDVKDLMKNRPWIVMLVVTVFVFITLSLKGGMYVFYFENYLSEQHLAVFLNDIGFNAFISGLNNLLSNMGFVGFLWPEDVATSGFSLFNAGGIIFMIIGIMFSKGLADKYGKRDVFGVSLFLATLCLLLFYFYSPESIALVFISQLLHGFFYGITTPLLWAMIADVADYSECKNNRRATAIIFSAMIFGLKAGLSVGGALVAGILASYGYNHLLDVQSPETINGIKLSLSVFPTITFFIAIGCLFFYKIDKKKEVEIEDELSKRRGLMTDFKRS
- a CDS encoding endo-1,4-beta-xylanase, producing the protein MNRFKKIYNPGFLAFLLLGVLCSCSKTEVKPVSLKLAVGDRFYIGTALNSAQIVGADTPAIKIIKQHFNAVVAENVMKSEVVQPVEGEFDFDMADKFVRFGLDNKLFITGHTLIWHSQAPDWLFVDKQGNDVSRDVLIERMRSHIHTVVGRYKGIIKGWDVVNEAILDDGTWRKSKFYEIIGADFVKLAFEFAHEADPEAELYYNDYSMAKKGKREGVVAMVKSLQEQGIRIDGIGMQGHISMDDPTIEDFEKSIVAFSELGVQVMVTELDLTVLPMPNMNAGADIALNFEFKKELNPYANGLPDSISTKMTERYQDFFRLFYKHSNKISRVTLWGVSDAQSWRNYWPVNGRTDYPLLFDREYKAKPIVEKIINEDL
- a CDS encoding glycoside hydrolase family 43 protein; this translates as MKNPRYLVDGLYTADPSAHVFNGKLYIYPSHDIESGIPENDNGDHFDMRDYHVFSMDDIDGEVTDHGVVLDVQDVPWAGRQMWDTDVAHKNGKYYLYFPVKDKTDIFRIGVAVSDKPEGPFVPEKHPIIGSYSIDPAVFEDEDGQHYMYFGGLWGGQLQRYRNNKAQECGSEPADDESSLPARVVKMSDDLLEFSEEPKSLVILDENGEPLKAGDHDRRFFEASWMHKYNGKYYFSYSTGNTHLLCYAVGDSPYGPFTYKGVILTPVVGWTTHHSICEFKGKWYLFHHDSKPSGGKTWLRSMKVTELEYNEDGSIKTIDGMAD